In one Lolium rigidum isolate FL_2022 chromosome 3, APGP_CSIRO_Lrig_0.1, whole genome shotgun sequence genomic region, the following are encoded:
- the LOC124704703 gene encoding gibberellin 20 oxidase 1-D → MVQPVFDAALLSAQSDIPSQFIWPADESPTPDATEELHVPLIDIGGLLSGDREAAAEVTRLVGDACERHGFFQVVNHGIDAELLADAHRCVDAFFTMSLQDKQRALRRPGESCGYASSFTGRFASKLPWKETLSFRSCPSEPDLVVDYIVATLGEDHRRLGEVYARYCSEMSRLSLEIMEVLGESLGVGRAHYRRFFEGNESIMRLNYYPPCQRPNETLGTGPHCDPTSLTILHQDDVGGLQVHADGRWLSIRPRADAFVVNIGDTFMALSNGRYKSCLHRAVVNSRVPRKSLAFFLCPEMDKVVAPPGTLVDEANPRAYPDFTWRALLDFTQKHYRADMKTLEVFSDWVQQGHHQPAAAMTTTAT, encoded by the exons ATGGTGCAGCCTGTGTTCGACGCTGCGTTGCTGTCTGCGCAGTCAGACATCCCGTCGCAGTTCATCTGGCCGGCGGACGAGAGCCCGACCCCGGACGCCACCGAGGAGCTGCACGTCCCGCTCATCGACATcgggggcctcctctccggcgaccgTGAGGCGGCCGCCGAGGTGACACGCCTCGTCGGCGACGCTTGCGAGCGCCACGGTTTCTTCCAGGTCGTCAACCACGGCATCGACGCCGAGCTCCTGGCCGACGCGCACCGCTGCGTGGACGCCTTCTTCACGATGTCGCTCCAGGACAAGCAGCGCGCGCTGCGCCGGCCCGGCGAGTCCTGCGGCTACGCCAGCAGCTTCACCGGCCGGTTCGCGTCCAAGCTACCGTGGAAAGAAACGCTGTCGTTCCGTTCCTGTCCGTCGGAACCGGACCTCGTCGTCGACTACATCGTCGCCACCCTCGGCGAGGACCACCGCCGCCTCGG GGAGGTGTACGCTCGGTACTGCTCGGAGATGAGCCGACTGTCGCTGGAGATCATGGAGGTGCTGGGCGAGAGCCTGGGCGTGGggcgggcgcactaccggcgcttCTTCGAGGGCAACGAATCCATAATGCGGCTCAACTACTACCCGCCCTGCCAGCGGCCCAACGAAACCCTGGGCACTGGCCCGCACTGCGACCCGACGTCGCTCACCATCCTCCACCAGGACGACGTCGGCGGGCTGCAGGTGCACGCCGACGGCCGCTGGCTCTCCATCCGGCCCAGGGCCGACGCCTTCGTCGTCAACATCGGCGACACCTTCATGGCGCTCTCCAACGGCCGTTACAAGAGCTGCCTCCACCGCGCCGTCGTCAACAGCCGGGTGCCCAGGAAGTCGCTGGCCTTCTTCCTGTGCCCCGAGATGGAcaaggtggtggcgccgccggggACGCTCGTCGACGAGGCCAACCCGCGGGCGTACCCGGACTTCACGTGGCGGGCGCTGCTGGACTTCACGCAGAAGCACTACCGGGCCGACATGAAGACGCTCGAGGTCTTCTCCGACTGGGTCCAGCAGGGCCACCACcagcccgccgccgccatgacgacgacggcgacatAA